One stretch of Pomacea canaliculata isolate SZHN2017 linkage group LG1, ASM307304v1, whole genome shotgun sequence DNA includes these proteins:
- the LOC112576958 gene encoding UDP-glucuronosyltransferase 2B33-like, protein MAKRRLFLWFAVCTVLQAIHLTQGKRVVVMPMPAPSHTKYMTHVAQVLAQQGHEVWVTIADYVVNKRVLDTTNFTIIELTALPNYEEILMEGFAERYFKCQKEDVQLFFRTGKEFCDRILSNNSFFEQIKTLRPDFFVLDNLPFTKMLAIIPYRLGVPFAFLGTAYEPNAQRIPIVPCNIPYPFTPFNRPTTFYQRVVNSLFHLASSLMDPSVYKDAVSRYAPDMPYLPMDMLIARAEIWLVETDHILDYPKPSMPNVKLIGGTATGPGKPLPPQFKHFMDDAEEGVVIVTFGSQILSPPTSITQKILKVLTDLPFKSVFRSNISSPNSEKILTSSWIPQNDLLAHPNTRVFVSHCGKNGQYEALYHAVPVVATPIFADQSYNAERMRVKGFAEIVDLNTVSTDELYTTIVQVATNKSYKQAITKASELFKIEFGVPVEKAAFWLNHVMKYGGDHLRSSGHEFPFYQFACWDVYAFLFASALLAFLIAVLSLYKLFFFLRSKSKQKDE, encoded by the coding sequence ATGGCCAAGCGTCGCCTCTTCCTGTGGTTTGCTGTGTGCACGGTTCTGCAAGCTATCCACCTAACACAGGGAAAGCGGGTAGTTGTCATGCCAATGCCTGCACCAAGCCACACTAAATACATGACCCACGTGGCACAGGTTCTAGCTCAgcaaggtcacgaggtgtgggTGACCATAGCCGACTATGTCGTCAACAAGCGCGTGCTGGACACAACCAACTTCACCATCATCGAGCTGACAGCTTTACCAAACTACGAAGAGATTTTGATGGAAGGCTTCGCTGAGAGgtattttaaatgtcaaaagGAAGACGTACAGTTGTTTTTCAGAACAGGGAAAGAGTTCTGTGACCGTATCCTTAGCAATAACTCTTTTTTTGAGCAGATTAAAACATTAAGACCGGACTTCTTCGTTCTCGACAATTTACCTTTTACTAAAATGTTGGCGATAATACCTTATCGACTTGGTGTGCCGTTCGCCTTTCTTGGAACAGCCTATGAACCAAATGCACAAAGAATACCCATAGTACCTTGCAACATTCCTTATCCATTTACTCCTTTTAACCGGCCTACCACCTTTTATCAGCGTGTTGtcaattctttatttcatcttgCTTCTTCGCTGATGGATCCCAGTGTCTACAAAGATgcagtcagtcgctatgcaCCAGACATGCCTTATCTCCCCATGGACATGCTTATAGCCAGAGCTGAGATTTGGTTGGTTGAGACAGACCATATTCTAGACTACCCCAAACCCTCTATGCCAAACGTCAAACTAATTGGAGGAACAGCTACAGGTCCTGGTAAACCGTTGCCACCACAGTTTAAACACTTCATGGATGATGCTGAAGAAGGTGTTGTCATTGTTACTTTTGGCAGCCAAATTCTCAGTCCACCAACATCAATTACACAGAAAATACTCAAAGTATTAACagatttaccttttaaatccgtTTTCCGTTCAAACATTTCGTCACCGAACTCAGAGAAGATTCtgacgtcgtcatggatacctcaGAACGACCTGCTGGCTCACCCCAACACTCGCGTGTTTGTCAGCCATTGTGGTAAGAACggtcagtacgaggctctgtACCACGCGGTGCCTGTGGTGGCCACCCCGATCTTTGCTGACCAGTCCTAcaacgctgagcgcatgcgcgtgaaGGGGTTCGCAGAGATtgtcgacctcaacaccgtcagtacaGACGAGCTGTACACCACCATTGTCCAAGTGGCGACCAACAAGAgctacaagcaggccatcacAAAAGCCTCGGAACTATTCAAAATAGAGTTCggtgttcctgtggagaaagcggcctTCTGGCtaaatcacgtgatgaaatatggcggtGACCACTTGCGTTCGTCAGGACATGAATTTCCTTTCTATCAGTTTGCTTGCTgggatgtttatgcttttctatTTGCAAGTGCACTATTAGCATTTCTGATTGCAGTGTTGTCTTTGTATaagttgttcttttttctccgctcgaaatcaaaacaaaaagacgAATAA
- the LOC112564439 gene encoding UDP-glucuronosyltransferase 1-5-like, translating to MKVRQLLLWTAACCLLVLPLCVGGKRVVVIPMPYTSHTNYQMNVARALARQGHEVWLTMPDYIVNRRVLDTTNFTVIEYQTMTHFEERLMAAFRDNYFKGLPDDWSVLPSLSLQFCDDLLTNVTFFNEIRNLRPDFFVLDNLPTMRMMTIIPYRLGVPFAFLGTAYDPNYQRIPLQPCNTPVAIFSYNHHMSFFQRVQTTLIHILSAVSDGCTLKDAVSRYAPEMPFVPIDMLVARAEIWLVELDHILDYPRPSMPNVKLIGGTATGPGKPLPPQFQSFMDDAAEGVVIVSFGSYVLSPPESIVDKILSALQDLPFKSVFRSNVSSPYAKKILTSSWIPQNDLLAHPNTRVFVSHCGKNGQYEALFHAVPVVATPIFADQSYNAERMRVKGFAETVDLNTVSADELYTTIVQVATNKSYKQAITKASELFKIEFGVPMEKAAFWLDHVMKYGGDHLRSSGHEVPFSQFACWDVYGFLLACVLLTLLIAVFVVYVVCYCLRSRLKAKKD from the coding sequence ATGAAGGTGAGACAACTCTTACTTTGGACAGCTGCGTGTTGCCTCTTGGTGCTGCCTCTGTGTGTTGGGGGTAAGAGAGTTGTCGTCATCCCCATGCCCTACACCAGCCACACCAACTACCAGATGAACGTAGCGCGAGCCCTCGCTcggcaaggtcacgaggtgtggttGACCATGCCGGACTATATCGTCAACAGGCGAGTGTTGGACACGACTAACTTCACTGTCATCGAATACCAAACTATGACACACTTTGAAGAGCGTTTAATGGCTGCATTTCGGGATAACTATTTTAAGGGACTGCCTGATGATTGGAGTGTGTTACCTTCCCTTAGCTTACAGTTTTGCGATGATCTCCTCACAAACGTTACCTTCTTCAACGAGATTCGAAATCTTCGTCCAGATTTTTTCGTTTTGGACAATTTACCAACCATGAGAATGATGACGATAATACCATATAGGCTTGGGgtgccttttgcttttcttggaaCAGCCTACGACCCAAATTACCAGCGAATACCTTTACAACCTTGCAACACACCAGTGGCGATTTTTAGCTACAACCATCATATGAGTTTTTTCCAGCGAGTTCAAACCACTTTAATTCATATACTTTCCGCTGTATCAGACGGATGTACCCTTAAAGACgcagtcagtcgctatgcaCCAGAAATGCCTTTCGTTCCTATAGACATGCTTGTAGCTagagctgagatctggttggTAGAGTTGGACCACATCCTAGACTACCCAAGACCATCTATGCCCAACGTTAAGCTCATCGGAGGAACAGCTACAGGTCCTGGTAAACCGTTGCCACCCCAGTTCCAATCTTTTATGGATGATGCTGCAGAAGGCGTTGTTATCGTCTCGTTTGGTAGTTATGTCCTCAGTCCACCAGAGTCAATTGTGGACAAAATCTTGAGCGCCTTGCAAGACCTGCCTTTTAAGTCTGTTTTTCGTTCGAACGTGTCGTCCCCATATGCAAAGAAGATTCtgacgtcgtcatggatacctcaGAATGACCTGCTGGCTCACCCCAACACTCGCGTGTTTGTCAGCCATTGTGGTAAGAACggtcagtacgaggctctgttccacGCCGTGCCAGTGGTCGCTACGCCGATCTTTGCTGACCAGTCCTAcaacgctgagcgcatgcgcgtgaaGGGGTTCGCAGAgactgtcgacctcaacaccgtcagtGCAGACGAGTTGTACACCACCATTGTCCAAGTGGCGACCAACAAGAgctacaagcaggccatcacAAAAGCCTCGGAACTATTCAAAATAGAGTTTGGTGTTCCCATGGAGAAAGCGGCCTtctggcttgatcacgtgatgaaatatggcggtGACCACTTACGCTCGTCAGGACACGAAGTTCCTTTCTCTCAATTTGCTTGTTGGGATGTTTATGGTTTTCTTTTGGCATGTGTGCTGCTGACATTGCTGATAGCAGTATTTGTGGTCTATGTTGTATGCTATTGTCTTCGCTCAAGATTAAAGGCAAAGAAGGACTAG
- the LOC112564447 gene encoding UDP-glucuronosyltransferase 1-8-like: protein MITCHLFLWLAVWTVLSSNQVTDGKRVVVMPMATTSHTKYMAHVAQALARQGHEVWVTMPDYIVNKRVLDTTNFTVIELSAFPNNEDFVKSLVEKYFKGQQVDIQIFSRNGKEFCDRILGDKSLFEEIKALSPDFFVLDNLAITTMLAIIPYRLGVPFAFVGTVYEPNIQRIPVLHCNMPSVTNGFSHPRNFYKSIVSSLDGLSFAVEDPYVYNDAVSRYAPEMPYLPMDMLTARAEIWLVETDHILDYPKPTMPNVKLIGGTATGPGKPLPPKFKHFMDDAEEGVVIVSFGSQVLSPPTSITQKFLKVLTDLPFKSIFLSNTSSPNSDKILTSSWIPQNDLLAHPNTRVFVSHCGKNGQYEALFHAVPVVATPILADQFYNAERMRVKGFAETVDLNTVSTDELYTTIVQVATNKSYKQAITKASELFKIEFGVPVEKAAFWLDHVMKYGGDHLRSSGQELPFYQFACLDVYGFFLVCVLLTLLTAVCSFYVVCRYIYMKSKRKKD from the coding sequence ATGATCACGTGTCACCTGTTCCTGTGGTTGGCTGTGTGGACGGTCCTCTCGTCTAACCAAGTCACAGATGGAAAGCGGGTAGTTGTCATGCCCATGGCCACGACGAGCCACACCAAATACATGGCCCACGTGGCACAGGCCCTCGCAcggcaaggtcacgaggtgtgggTGACCATGCCCGACTATATCGTCAACAAGCGCGTGCTGGACACGACCAACTTCACCGTCATCGAGCTGTCAGCGTTCCCAAACAACGAAGATTTTGTGAAAAGTTTAGTAGAGAAGTATTTTAAAGGTCAACAGGTagacatacaaatattttcgaGAAATGGGAAAGAATTCTGTGATCGTATCCTTGGCGACAAGTCGTTATTTGAGGAGATTAAAGCTTTAAGTCCAGACTTCTTCGTACTTGACAATTTGGCAATAACAACAATGTTGGCGATAATACCTTATCGACTTGGTGTGCCGTTCGCCTTTGTTGGAACAGTCTATGAACCAAATATACAAAGAATACCTGTACTACATTGCAACATGCCCTCTGTCACCAATGGTTTCAGTCATCCTAGAAACTTTTATAAGAGCATAGTCAGTTCATTGGATGGTCTTTCTTTTGCCGTGGAAGATCCATATGTCTACAACGATgcagtcagtcgctatgcaCCAGAAATGCCTTATCTCCCCATGGACATGCTCACAGCCAGAGCTGAGATCTGGCTGGTTGAGACAGACCATATCCTAGACTACCCCAAACCCACTATGCCCAACGTCAAACTAATTGGAGGAACAGCTACAGGTCCTGGTAAACCGTTGCCACCAAAGTTTAAACACTTTATGGATGATGCTGAAGAAGgtgttgtcattgtttcttTTGGGAGCCAAGTTCTCAGTCCACCAACATCAATTACACAGAAATTCCTCAAAGTATTAACagatttaccttttaaatccattttcctTTCAAACACTTCTTCACCGAACTCAGACAAGATTCTAACGTCGTCATGGATACCCCAGAACGACCTGCTGGCTCACCCCAACACTCGTGTGTTTGTCAGTCATTGTGGTAAGAACggtcagtacgaggctctgttccacGCGGTGCCAGTGGTGGCCACACCGATCCTTGCtgaccagttctacaacgctgagcgcatgcgcgtgaaGGGGTTCGCAGAgactgtcgacctcaacaccgtcagtacaGACGAGTTGTACACCACCATTGTCCAAGTGGCGACCAACAAGAgctacaagcaggccatcacaaaagcctcggaactgtttaaaatagagttcggtgttcctgtggagaaagcggccttctggcttgatcacgtgatgaaatatggcggtGACCACTTGCGTTCGTCAGGCCAGGAACTTCCTTTCTATCAGTTTGCTTGCTTGGACGTGTATGGCTTTTTTCTAGTGTGTGTGCTACTGACATTGCTGACAGCTGTATGTTCCTTCTATGTAGTATGCCGCTATATCTACAtgaaatcaaaaagaaaaaaggattaG